A region of the Trueperaceae bacterium genome:
AGATGGCCGGCGTAGAGCGTCTCCTCGGCGGGGCTCATTGGCGCATGAACCAGATCGCGTAGTGCTTCGGCTGCGCCGAGGAGCGTTGCGCCCTCCTCCAGCCGCCCGCGGTCGATAGCAAGGCAGGCCAACCCCTCCAGGCAGCATGCCAGGTACCACTTGTTGCGAAGCTCCTCCGAGTAGCGGACCGCCTCATCGAGCAGCGAGTAGGCCCGTTCCCCATCCCCGCCCGCCAGGGCCGCCATCGCCAGGTTGTGGAGGATGAGGACGAGGGCGCTCCTGTCCCCATGTCGGCGGAAGAGCGCGGCACTCCTGTCGAGCTTGTCGATCTCCTCGGCCGCTCGGCCCTGGAAGGCCGCCAGCCGCCACAGGTAGTGCAGTACGTGCGCCTGACCCCACCAGTCCTCGAGTTCGCGATAGAGGCGGTAGGCCTCGTCGAACGTCGTTGCCGCTTCGCTCAGATCCCCCGAGTAGAGGGCGACGAGGCCGAGGCCCAGGAGCGCCGTCGCCTCCGTGTGCCTGTCGCCCACCTTGCGACTCAACTCGACCGATGTCCGGGCCCGCTCGCGCGACGCCTGGTACTCGCCCTGCACCAGAGCCATCGCGCCAGCGACGAAGTTCGCGTCGGCCAGTTGCGACTCGCTCAACCCGTGATCCGCCTCGAGCACGCTCTCCAGCCAGTGCCGCCCCTCGTTCTGGTGCCCGCGGATCCACCAGTAGGGCCACAGATTGGAGCCCATCCTCACCACCAGTGCGTACTCACCGTCGGTCAGAGAACGCCTCAATGCCGCGCGCAGGTTGGGATGCTCACGCGAGAGGGTCTCGAGCCACTGCGGCTGCTCGAGGCCCCTCAGTTCGGGGGCTGCTTTCTCGGTCAGTTGCAGGTAGTAGTTGGCGTGCTTGCGACGTAGCTGCTGCGCTTCGGCGGAGGTGCGCCACAACTCCTGGGCGTACTCACGTACCGTTTCGAGCAGGTAGAAACGCGGTTCATCCTCGTTCAGCTGATGCCTTAGCAGGCTCTTGTCGGCCAGGGAGAAGAGCACCTCGACGATCTCCACCCCCTCGAGGTCGTCGTTCACCGCCTCTGCCGCCTCGAGCGTGAAGCTGCCGACGAAGAGTCCGAGCCGCGCGAACACCAACCGTTCGTTCCCGTCCAGGAGGTCGTAGCTCCAGTCGAGCGTGTGCCTGATGGTCTGCTGCCGGTCCGGCAGGTCCCGGGGACCACCGGTGAGCAGATCGAGACGCCGATCGAGCTTCTTCAGGAGTGTCTTGGGCGGGAGGAACTTGGCGCGAGACGCTGCCAGTTCGATGGCGAGCGGAAGGCCGTCGAGTCGCCGGCAGATCTCGGCGACCACGGCAACATCCTGCCCCCGCTGATCGAAATCGGGGGCTACCGACCTCGCCCGCCTGTAGAAGAGCGTGACGGCTTCGCTGCCAGTCGCCGTCTCGGCCGGCTCGTCGCGGTCAGGGAGCTCGAGGGTGGGCACGGCGAACTCGTGCTCGGAGGAGAGGCGGAGCACCGAGCGGCTGGTGACCAGCACCTTCAGCCCGCTCGCGGAGCTCAGCAGCTCGGCGACGAGGGGCGCCGCGTCGAG
Encoded here:
- a CDS encoding DUF4062 domain-containing protein, with translation MSGGIQQGQGRSMALSDGGSPAVTPDLRTDGVRAQSIRTPDQRLRVFVSSTLEELAAERRAVQKGISNLRLAPVLFELGARPHPPRELYRAYLEQSHIFIGIYWQRYGWVAPNMEISGLEDEYRSSGDRPKLIYVKVPAQREAELERLLDTIRLDGNASYKPFNDAEELQELVENDLALLLTERFEQMGAPSDTEVDQQRHELPRPPTPLVGRSAQVHDVRRLLLSDDVRLVTLCGPGGIGKTRLGLAVAEGLTEEFADGVYFVPLAPIRDHNFVAGAIAQALGLAAGSGSPALDSIKGFLRNKRALLLLDNFEQVLDAAPLVAELLSSASGLKVLVTSRSVLRLSSEHEFAVPTLELPDRDEPAETATGSEAVTLFYRRARSVAPDFDQRGQDVAVVAEICRRLDGLPLAIELAASRAKFLPPKTLLKKLDRRLDLLTGGPRDLPDRQQTIRHTLDWSYDLLDGNERLVFARLGLFVGSFTLEAAEAVNDDLEGVEIVEVLFSLADKSLLRHQLNEDEPRFYLLETVREYAQELWRTSAEAQQLRRKHANYYLQLTEKAAPELRGLEQPQWLETLSREHPNLRAALRRSLTDGEYALVVRMGSNLWPYWWIRGHQNEGRHWLESVLEADHGLSESQLADANFVAGAMALVQGEYQASRERARTSVELSRKVGDRHTEATALLGLGLVALYSGDLSEAATTFDEAYRLYRELEDWWGQAHVLHYLWRLAAFQGRAAEEIDKLDRSAALFRRHGDRSALVLILHNLAMAALAGGDGERAYSLLDEAVRYSEELRNKWYLACCLEGLACLAIDRGRLEEGATLLGAAEALRDLVHAPMSPAEETLYAGHLRRLGNGLDATVIEARRREGSRLSPEGVATLARSLQNERAARPPARGDDAVGAGTDGVP